gtctgtcttaccttttgaccccgagttccccaaccccaaggcaggagcaggcagggcagtcgtttcctcgagtcacaccagggaggagagagcaggaacagcgcttggcatccagggctggcaacagcaatatgtgctctgagctggggcttagtccatgtgcaagcccagcactgatccagataccaaagtgagggtgtcagttcatccccgctgccacacacacgctgcaccttcttccatcgcctcctcccgaagatctgttttccagccccttccacctcagcccagctcagacacctgcactctggcccagggctgactggggctggtgaccctcggggcagcagcaggaaccgctctgaccctggttgtggggctgtccctgggctgagccctcgggcccagggctgctgaactgggccatggtggggccaggggtgccgaggtcgacaggtcccccccagcctgtctgtgctggagacacctgctcctgcagcagccctggtcctggacctgaacctgctccatcctcatccagaagcacacgtttgtttggcattttcttaaaactgaagatcattcaggtagaggcagagcctgttcagaagtttgagtagtttgtggacagaggccagttgggggccagggccctcaggggtgggggctgtttctgccctgtgcccttggcctggcgctcacagctgggaagggactttccaaactcctgctgggaggagccagatgtgcccacccccggcacaggcTCAGAgtctgctgccagcctgccttcagatcatctctccatagaatcttaggatcgctttggttggaagagagcctcaggttcatggagtccaaacataacgcaactctagcactaacccatgtccctaatgacctccagtctaaacctcccctggcacaacttgaggccatttcctcttgtcgtatcacttgctccttgggagaagagaccaacaccctccatgctccaacctcctttcaggcagttgtagacagcgatcaggtctcccctcagcctcctgttctccaggctgaacccaccacttccctcagccgctcctcatcacacttgtgctccggcccctcagcagctttgtcgcctcctctgcactctctctagtgcctcaatgtccttcttctgatgaggggcccaaaactgaacacaggtttcaagctgtggcctcaccagcaccgagcacagtggcaacaataaagtgtggcggatgttctctcttgaccacgctcccttccccactaaggaaagggaaaaggaggaaaaggaagagagacttacaagttggaaagttttaaaaaataaaacaacaaaaatgaaaactttcgtcataatactaataatgagacaaataaggcaaaatatacaaaaccaatattgtatttcccagagaagccaaaatgctgccacaggggctggtgtcacagcagaggctgcagggaagacatcaggaagtcctggactggactcggcagtgcacaggaactggGTTCAaggatgcaaggactggaaccaggatcagggttgcaggcaggacaacgggcaggctcctcttgagatgctggccatggaccaagagcctgagacccttgtgatctcccagctttaaactgtgcatgacgtggatggcatggaacaactcggttttcaattggcgtcactcgttctgtccacccctccctgcaagtacaaccccctcacttatgCGACATAAGAGATTCATCAGTGATGTTGGCTGCTATGGCAAGAAAATAtagtcctaggccttttctgcataccagccctactgttagctcagtaaaactgtcagtATTGGCCAttgtcagctctggagcagacggtgtttgaaaaacatgcatccaactgcagaaatatgcagttacttagaagagcttaagctgaaaggaaaattcaccaaaagagaattagtcttgttttaacgaaaagcaggacagccctcatcacagtctgcaccttcctcagagaggcagcagaggtgaggggccaatgtcctgtctcgggtgaccagtgagaacaggacaggtggaaatggaatgaggctgcatcAGGGAGGAAGTTCTTCAgtggagggtggtcggtcactggaacaggctccccagtgGTCACGgttcccagcctgtcagaggtcaaggagtgtctggacgatgctctttgtcttgtggtttaatGTTATGTGGTCATgcgagcagcagggagctggactcgttgatccttatggggatcttctaactcgagatattctatgattctgtgatgttcgagctcaagaatagtccatcccagacccatttgtgtgtgtgtgtgtttgtctctttctgggctaactggggagatgaggagatctctgggagggatctaaaccttatgtgtgtcatatggatgaatattttccactagcacagtcaagagtacagagagacatggcggggttggggaggtgaggagcaggttctccatacagtgatggacctcaggcagactgctgctccttcctgtccacacctcctcaggggacactctgcatcagagaattctcctatcacttcttctaagtgctctttctgtaccttcctccttcactccacccttgaaacttatctAATTAAGTGTACAAGTGTTGAAGACCTagatgtacatgatggaagcaacagggctctatcagtcttgtgtgataactgccagtcccaggcagatacctcaggtacaccGCGGGCTCTGGAGGTTTGAactgggggcttatggtcagaccatggagctctgcctgaaaacatgagaactgctctcagttcttcaaaaaacaaacaaacaaacaatacaaaaccacaacttactcatcagctaaaatgattcaatattttaaataaaatgtccatgaatttctgtcctgccaaaatatggatttttacaatatgtatgaattgcaggagaagaaatattgtagttaccctgtgcttgtatttccagaactctgcctatgatactgtgtatttaatcccctgaacatccaggtgtttctacctgtccttattcaacccaccatgtctgcagtcgtgtcttcagaagcctgtctggacatttgcactttccactgttctccagaggttcttctcctctcactctttgctcattcagatccctctcacctctctccctgctttgagcttcaggcaggtaaagctgaattgtctttcagccattggtctcatactccctgtaggcaactcttcaattgtggtgatggacctcactggaagtggctTAAACTAACGatagagtatattttattgttcattatgttcagttgtgttttctttctcattatcttttttgcttttgccaattaaaaaagcctctttgtgcctatttaaatccagatctctaaggaaagcatgaagtaattcatggagagaagctgtaacaatcaggtgccAACTTGAGTGgaaaatctgatgtaaagaaaagtgatgtaactgccagggggccaatgagcaaaacagggaggttggagaggtgaggagcaaggatgtccatcccgtgtctggcctcgagggactgcttttcccacctgtccaacttCCTCATTCTAAATATCCTCTTTACCTGCCCCCCTGAAACTTCTCTAATTAGCTCTACGAGTCTTCAGTACCTGAcgaaaatgatggaagagacacaGCTTCTGAGGGCTTGGGGCCTTTTAATGAGCCCATGGTATATTTgaggctgagtccatgaacctcaggtACTGAGAAGAGattcaacaaagctctcaaggagccaaaggcaaaagcaaaccccaaagttccttgaagcattaatgggccccactgagggctgttcctgacaaagcctccccagaggctcgttagagcagataattggaggctgtgatgacaggtaggccaaggccctgtgcaggtggctctgatgctcagaaaccccttggtttgctttctgaagcagaaaggagaagccctgacctccaggcaatgggaagggggatcctgtccctcacacacggctcagggctcttcctgggaccatgggatgtgggtgtgcaaggccgagggaaggacatgAGGTGACCTTGAGACACTGTCTCTCTCAGAGGCATTCATGGAACCCCAAAGAATAcctgatggcatttctgctcacgtacatgatgtggATGCTGTACTCTCCTCTGTACAAGGCAAACATGGACGGCTGACCTGCTCATTCACGAATAATCTTTCCAAGCTGAtgtgacagcccagggctggaaatggtagttgtgaggggccagcccatgacgatgccctggggcagcttcctcagggtgtccagtgcacaggggcacagcccagaccctgctctgctggtcctgcaggtctctggcaggaggcctggctgtgagaggacactgctgtgtgcccagccctgcaggcctACAGTTTTTCGCTTTTTCAATCTGTCAGTCACTGTAATGGGAATGTTATTGAGAGAAACTTTGTAGGAAGACATAAACCTTCAGGCGAGGAGGTGAGGAGATCACCTtgccatctggaaaggctgctctgaggccagctctgtcccacaagtgcccattgcctgtccctgcctgcgctcacaggactcacacacagcaggacggtgaccaggctgccagagcactcaggccttgccccaacacaagggatgagaaggagagtgtgggagtggaacgagaacagctctggaaggccaagcgctgctgctccctggcagggctgccaggctggactcttttcccctccacccatgcacacaggaactatCCCTgtagctccaaaaaggccttggagttaggatgtcagcagaaaagtatttgctgaaggactctttattttgcttatacACAGAGAGCACCATTCCGCATTGACGCAGCCACtcagtgagaaaggaaaagcaggcagtgaattGCAGAGGGAAttacaacattatcacaataaatacaactagagaaaaaaagtactgcagacaggatgaacctgcaatgagttagactataactcttatgtagaagaagacagagacactttatagcttcagaagaaatccagtcatctgtttccacacagcacccttgagctcctggttcctcatgctgtagatgagggggttcactgctggaggcaccaaagagtacagaacagacaccaccagatccagtgaaggggaggagatggagaggggcttcaggtaggcaaatgcaccagtgctgacaaacagggagaccacggccaggtgagggaggcacgtggaaaaggctttgtgccgtccctgctcagaggggatcctcagcatgGCCCTGAAGAtttgcacataggacagcacaatgaaaacgaaacacacagaaatcaaacagacactaaagacaataagcccaagttccctgaggtaggtgtctgagcaggagagcttgaggatctgggggatttcacagaagaactggtccagggcattgcccttgcacagtggcagtgaaaatgtattggccgtgtgcagcagagcattgagaaacccactgacccaggcagctgctgccatgtggagaCAAGCTCTGCTgtccaggagggtcccgtagtgcaggggtttgcagatggcaatgtagcgatcataggacatgatggtgagaagagaatattctgcaccaaacaaaaaaaatacaaagaagacctgggcagcacatcctgcataggaaatgaccctggtatcccacagagagttggccatggatttggggacagtgatggagatggagcccaggtcgaggagggagaggttgaggaggaagaagtacatgggtttgtggaggtgctggtcacaggctatggtggtgatgatgaggccgttgcccaggagggcagccaggtagatgcccaggaagagccagaagtgtaagagctgcagctcccgtgtgtctgtgaacgccaggaggaggaactgggtgatggagctgctgttggacatttgctttttgttggcATGCAAGccctgttaaaaaaagaaaaagcaacttaaaattAGGACGGACTCTTCTTAGCAAACCCACAGCATTTTTCATAGATATCACCccaactgaaatgcatttccttccactgttgtgtgctggctgagtgtgctgtgagcagcaggacctctgcccgtgtgctgccaagcagccaggtttgctctgctgcagtggggacaggggagctggtttgtgacagcTCCCATGTTCACACAGAATGGCAGATGTAATCCACCTTCaatgaaaaagtttaatatCTGTTCTTACGACTATCAAGGGCTTGGGCTGGAGAGCAAACAGTTACcatgtctttttaaatattttatctgtgtttttttattttccaccaccacatcaggtGAGCGGGTATTTTCGAGGTAGAAATCCTTCTTTCTGTGACTTAAAATGTGAAGAATCTTGAGACAGACAGGCTAAAAGGCTCAGCTTTgtctggctcagtgcagagtcagcAGAAGTGTCCGTCAGGATTTTactcatctgtcctgtgcttcagcttttGCTGCCTTGAAAATGACTTCAGACACAATTTAATCTAATTAATCCAAACAACTGGACTCATACTAGAGCAGAAGAACCCTTTTAGAAAGGGCAGacctgcaaactcttctctgtcccagcccagaggtggagatgtgatggagacagcaggacacgacccctcaccgagagaagcaaaggactctggcaggagagtgcggaccccaaggaaaggctcagcactcctgggatcctacagcagagctgggcctttctgggggcagctggtgagcccagcaggacaggcagagcagagtcagggctcctgaagatgggatgtgctaaagggacagtccgatcattgcccagcagacaacacccagcagccacccgcagagaaggagcaaaagagctcctgaacagcccctgctctgctgcctggagctgtccctgcctgcagctgtgtctctggccccaggtctcctcctgtcagtgtcacagaccccatcccagccgctgtgtgctcagctctgccccgcagacccctcccagcagccggcactgcccaggggcagctctgtgtgggccggctctgacaccagaccagccctgatgaggctggaaaagtcatcctgatgctgtctggaaGATAgggtgtgttgatttctgatactcacaGGTTTATGCACTGCTAAGAGTaacagatttggaatttcagtgcctccACCTGAACTAAGACATGAGTTTCTCTGTCCCATTGGCCACATAGATAACTGAGAATGTGAGACTGATAAATAGgatccttctctttcacagagcccctgtcttgctgtgcttctttaagAGTCTCCTGGGAATGTCctaaagtgatctggagctgtgagcagccttgACTCACTCAGCACTCACTTCATAGCAGGACCCTTCCCAGCCACACGCtgttccttccccccacagcttctcccctcagtgttgttgggatctccccgggcaggctgagcgctgaccctggcaggtggcagagtccctgccccggcacagccctggggtgcagggaccctgctctgcaggaccgccctgggcagccctgggtgctcacccagcttcacagctgtttgaAATGGCCTGACAAGATCCCCGTCCTTACAGATCCcaccagctgtggctgtgccagttttTGGAGTTGCCTCCATGAGTtccagctgcattgccctgcacccagagacttaccatggcaagggctgcaaagatttctcctccagtgagctctcagtcatcctcccaatcctgaccacctttaatctctctctgccttgcccgtctccctgagatccccaggcagagccctcagccctgctgcgctttgcagaggagctgctcctgggcagagctgtctctctgcagcgctgccgcttgccatgagctccctctgtcccaggagcccagcccagctcagcagcacaggagcagcccaaggtgctttaatgacccctctggtggctttggcgCTGAGTCCATGGACCTCAGACAGagagaggaagttgaagaaacctctcaagaagtccaagtcagattcaaactccaaagtttcttataatgttaatgggtcccactgaggaacactactgaggaactgaccccagcgtctggttagagaaggaaactggaggcaaagatgacaggtcaggaaaaacaAGGCGAAGGTCTCTCTTATGATCAggaaacctggatgtgtttcattaaccaaagggaCAAGCCCTGACCCGCATCCCCTGCAACATcacatcctgtccctcccacgttgcccagggctcttcctgggactcTGTGATGTGgggcaaggccaagggcaggactatggtccaacacctcccaggttcctggctggggacaaggaggccatgaggcccctgtgctgtaaggacaaggtgtctcctcacaggcatcagaggtggacaCAACAGCCAaagctaaggggagaaggagctcatgtctggtgggggctttcagcctctttacatcccttgatcatctccacgacagcctgtgctatgctgtggcatcacctgcacctctttccctgcaggctggagacatcccccctgctgccccaccttgctcttgtctgaacatcttccttcctttgctgatctctctccatcctccccagctgctccttgaagcacaaagccttgggctgatgcagactccctctgggtgacctgctccaccacagcactgcccttccagtcacattcctttctccGCATGTCCAGCCGGAACCACCAAAGCTAAACTTTGtggcattatttctttctcaagctctttcgcactatgaagaaaacctccaccatgtctgaaaccacccttcaagcactctcaggctcctcctacactgctgcagcctccccagcgctgctgggccaaagcagcccaggtccctcagcatcccacaccatgtgcacaaggtcctgaaccctgccttggcagagccctacactctccagttcctccctgcttctccaaactgggaagccgcacactggcacacacccgtgtgtgtggggtcacaccagtgctgaaccgaatgggatgagaactccaggtgtctgggtccccacgctcctcctcatgcagccccgtgtgcagctgccttgttcatggtgagcgtgcagcacgggcttgtgtggcggcccttgtagtgcccaggcccttctcctcagggcccctgctcagcgtgtcaggtcctgctctgtcctgatgaatggggttattctcctgcccccaaAAAGCTTCTGCAGAGCTTTCAGATGGTGGAATgccaaagtttctcaaggtctggacccTCCCTGAACTGAAGCTCCATTTGTGGTCATCTCTTGATGTTTACATACAgatggcttatcctgatgagggtgtctctccaaagataacagcatgaggagtttcAGGGCACTATaaatagcccctcctggagaaacgGTGGAGTCTTGAGGGTCTGGTGCTCatcatgccagaggtctggagtCCAAGGGGAAGTTGCCCTTtatgtgagggagcagcaggaacgtgtggagttctgcctggggacagagaatatcagctctgagctgaggagtcagcatgagagggcagagcaacatgggcaatgttgtggtgggtggacatcagcaacagactcactgatgaggaagaggaattagatgaggcctccttcagacagatgaaagtagcctcatgtttgcagggctgtgtcctcatggcaaacctaagatatcccaatatttgcaaggtaccagccatccaggaggggtttggagctcgttgacaacatcttcctgacacgggtgactgaggagtcagtgagttgaggtgccctgtgggacttcccacctacaaaccagaaagagttggtcagggatgtaactgtcagggatgagaaaggagacttgaggctcctggaagatgataacaaggcaaagagcaggatttcaggagagcaggctttggcctgctgagaGACCTACTTGGGTcccatgggatatgaccttggtgtctgtagcgttttttctctcacatttcctccctcctctctcccacctgctgttgtgcagtgttttttacccaTTCTCatatacaatatcacagaggtgctgtcagcatcactgagtggctcagatttgtcaaggagtgggtccatcttggagccagctgaaatcagctctgtctgacgtcggtcaaactcctgttgtcttctcagagaggcgACAACTctagcacagccacactcagcccagttccaagacttggCCATGCAAATCCAATACAGGGTGACAACGTCTTGGAGTTTACAAAGACCTtgaccatgaagaagaaatggaaaagatgttctatcagcaacctgaggaagtctccagtcaatgagcaggttcctatggggaactgtaattgccctggcattcactggccaggcaaagtgGCAGGTGCCagcagtccagaggatcttgggccaagtTCTTAACATGTCTGCCTGGTGagccaacaagggtgatgctcaccaggatctggaactggcaaacaaggcagagctggtcgaggatgtgaacatcagtgtccaccttggctggtgtgaccagaaacagtggggtcccaggcaccagaggggagggaggaaggccagcagcagagcacaggctggtgggctccagaggagaagactttgacatgacTGGGGGGGCTGATAGaggtggtgccagggaagcagctctgaaggctgaaggagctcaggaaatctgacaggccttacaggacagcctgctctaagAACGGGAATGATCTCTCTGAGTACCTACAAGAAGTAGCATTTATCTTGTGAGGCTGCTCGTCTGAactgatggagctccagggcaaaaaggcaacACACAGAATGTGGGAGTGTGTCGAGCTGTAAAAGAGGAATTTAGAAACGTTTTCCATTGATGTGGCGATGATGCCACAGCTGCCGTGGACTTGaaacctgcaggggaggctgagggcagccagatgagctgacactgcttccTTACACTAAAATAATCGACCAGGGTAACATGGACCTGCCGCTGAACTTTGTAAGagtagaagcagacaggactgaggtacttcacggcttctttgcctccatcttcaccagcaaggtctcctggggctttgttcctgaagacagaagtctggagaacacccaggagtggatggggctcaagtcaggagttacttgagcaaactcagacaccatgacagaaaaggaaatgggtcatttcaccagctccctgaacacaagtatcgctgtgctgtggcacctgacattcccaggaacacccacttcttggtccagaggagtgtgactcctcttgagctgtcctggcctgtctcctcactcacgCGGTGATTCAGgaacccacttttctgacatcttcAGTCTTCATCAGGAGACGCTCCAGatcaatatgaacaggagactgctgagaGCACCcgttctggaaagggagggaaggacgagcagggaag
This window of the Caloenas nicobarica isolate bCalNic1 chromosome 30, bCalNic1.hap1, whole genome shotgun sequence genome carries:
- the LOC135999814 gene encoding olfactory receptor 14J1-like, which translates into the protein DLGSISITVPKSMANSLWDTRVISYAGCAAQVFFVFFLFGAEYSLLTIMSYDRYIAICKPLHYGTLLDSRACLHMAAAAWVSGFLNALLHTANTFSLPLCKGNALDQFFCEIPQILKLSCSDTYLRELGLIVFSVCLISVCFVFIVLSYVQIFRAMLRIPSEQGRHKAFSTCLPHLAVVSLFVSTGAFAYLKPLSISSPSLDLVVSVLYSLVPPGGVDRTSDAN